The Novosphingobium sp. Gsoil 351 genome contains the following window.
CCAAGCTGCGCAAGACCACGCTTTCCGTTCGCTATGCAGACTACAACGCCGACAGGTTTGCCACCGACACCTCCAAATTCTGGCTGCAAGCGGACTGGACCATATGATGGAATTGCAACCGCTTCCGGTCCGCGAGGACGATACGCGCGAACATCTCGTCGTCATCGGCAACGGCATGGCGGGGTGCCGCGCGGTCGAGGAGCTGCTGGCGCGCGATGCGGCGCGCTACCGGGTGACGATCTTCGGCGCCGAGCCGCGGGTCAACTACAATCGGATCATGCTCTCGCCGGTGCTGGCGGGCGAGAAGAGCTTCGCCGAGATCGTGATCAACGGCCAGGAATGGTACGATGAACACGGCATCGCACTGATCGCTGGCGATCCGGTGGCGTCGGTCGACCGCGTGGCCAGGACCGTCACCACCCGCAGCGGGCTGACCACCGGCTATGACCGGCTGCTGATCGCGACCGGCTCCGACCCGTTCATCATCCCGGTGCCGGGCAAGGACCTGCCCGGCGTGATCGGCTTTCGCGACATGGCCGATGTCGAGACGATGCTCGAGGCGGCGGATCGCGGCGGTTGCGCGGTGGTGATCGGCGGGGGCTTGCTGGGCTTGGAAGCCGCACACGGCCTCTCGCTGCGTGGGATGACGGTCACCGTGGTCCACCTGATGCCGACGCTGATGGAGCGCCAGCTCGACGAGGCGGCGGGGTGGCTACTTAAGCAGGCGCTCGAGGCGCGAGGGCAGACGATCCTGACCGGTGCGGACACCGCCGAGATCGTCGGCTCGGACCGTGTCGAAGGAGTTCGCCTCAAGGACGGCACCACGATCCCCGCCGATCTGGTGGTGATGGCGGTGGGCATCCGCCCGTCGGTGGCGCTCGCCCGCGATGCCGGGCTGGCGATCGGCCGCGGCATCCATGTCGACGACCACATGGTCACGTCCGACCCAGCGATCCTCGCGGTCGGCGAATGCGTCGAGCATGACGGGCAGGTCTATGGCCTGGTCGCGCCGCTGTGGGAGATGTGCCGGGCGCTGGCCGACGGGCTGGTCGAGAAGCCCACCGGCTACACCGGCTCGGTGACCTCGACCAAGCTCAAGGTCTCGGGCATCGACGTGTTTTCCGCCGGGGACTTTTCGGGCGGCGACGGGGCCGAAGACATCGTGCTCCGTGACGCCTCACGGGGTATCTACAAGCGTGTGGTGGTGCGCCACGACAAGATCGTCGGCGCGGTGCTCTATGGCGATACCGCCGACGGCGGCTGGTATTTCGACCTGCTCAAGCGCGGCGAGGATATATCCGGGCTGCGCGATGTCCTGATCTTCGGCCAGTCGTTCGCCTCCGGAGGAGGCGTCGCGGACCCTAAGGCGGCCGTTGCGGCACTCTCGGATTCGGCCGAGATCTGCGGCTGCAACGGCGTTTCCAAGGGCCGGGTCGTCTCGTGCATCGCCAAAGGCGCGCACAGCCTCGATGCGGTGCGCGGCACATGCAAAGCCTCGGCAAGCTGCGGTTCTTGCACCGGACTGGTCGAAAGTCTGCTCGCGCTGACCTTGGGCGACGAGGTCCAGGCGGGGGCGAAGACGCTGTGCAAATGCACCACCTTCGGCCACGACGATGTCCGCCGTGAGATCGTTTCGCAGGC
Protein-coding sequences here:
- the nirB gene encoding nitrite reductase large subunit NirB, with product MELQPLPVREDDTREHLVVIGNGMAGCRAVEELLARDAARYRVTIFGAEPRVNYNRIMLSPVLAGEKSFAEIVINGQEWYDEHGIALIAGDPVASVDRVARTVTTRSGLTTGYDRLLIATGSDPFIIPVPGKDLPGVIGFRDMADVETMLEAADRGGCAVVIGGGLLGLEAAHGLSLRGMTVTVVHLMPTLMERQLDEAAGWLLKQALEARGQTILTGADTAEIVGSDRVEGVRLKDGTTIPADLVVMAVGIRPSVALARDAGLAIGRGIHVDDHMVTSDPAILAVGECVEHDGQVYGLVAPLWEMCRALADGLVEKPTGYTGSVTSTKLKVSGIDVFSAGDFSGGDGAEDIVLRDASRGIYKRVVVRHDKIVGAVLYGDTADGGWYFDLLKRGEDISGLRDVLIFGQSFASGGGVADPKAAVAALSDSAEICGCNGVSKGRVVSCIAKGAHSLDAVRGTCKASASCGSCTGLVESLLALTLGDEVQAGAKTLCKCTTFGHDDVRREIVSQAMRSIPEVMQKLHWSTPDGCSSCRPALNYYLLCALPGAYVDDQQSRFVNERMHANIQKDGTYSVVPRMWGGLTNPRELRAIADVVEKFNAPMVKVTGGQRLDIFGIKKEDLPAVWADLNAAGMVSGHAYGKALRTVKTCVGSEWCRFGTQDSTGLGVKIERATWGSWMPHKFKIAVSGCPRNCAEATIKDFGIICVDSGYELHVGGNGGIKVRVTDLLCKVATEAEAMLHCAAFVQLYREEAWYLERTAPWIERVGLAYVQSRLLDDPEERAALARRFVHAQSFAQDDPWAKRAEGAEREQHAPMAKFTPMREHA